The proteins below come from a single Oerskovia jenensis genomic window:
- a CDS encoding ATP-binding cassette domain-containing protein: MSRSALPALSLHGIDKSFGAVRALEGIDLEVHRGEVVALVGDNAAGKSTLAKVIAGVLVPDAGIIESDGVPVTIPNPAAAHALGIATVFQDLALCDNLDVVSNLYLGRELHRGPRLDEAAMEENARRILRDLTSRIPSVRTLVSDLSGGQRQSVAIARTLLGAPRIVVLDEPTASLSVSQTAEVLTHIERLRELGHAVILISHNMTDVRAVADRIEVLRHGRNNGSFSGPGTSYEEIIAAITGAVAAPRRAARLA, encoded by the coding sequence GTGAGCCGCTCCGCCCTCCCCGCACTGTCGTTGCACGGCATCGACAAGTCCTTCGGCGCGGTCCGCGCGCTCGAAGGGATCGACCTCGAGGTGCACCGCGGCGAGGTCGTCGCGCTCGTCGGCGACAACGCCGCGGGCAAGTCGACGCTCGCCAAGGTCATCGCGGGCGTCCTCGTCCCCGACGCGGGCATCATCGAGTCCGACGGTGTCCCCGTCACCATCCCGAACCCGGCAGCCGCGCACGCGCTCGGCATCGCGACCGTCTTCCAGGACCTCGCGCTGTGCGACAACCTCGACGTCGTGTCGAACCTCTACCTCGGGCGCGAGCTGCACCGCGGACCACGGCTCGACGAGGCCGCGATGGAGGAGAACGCGCGCCGGATCCTGCGCGACCTCACGTCCCGCATCCCCTCGGTGCGCACGCTCGTCTCCGACCTGTCGGGCGGTCAGCGCCAGAGCGTCGCGATCGCCCGCACGCTCCTGGGCGCCCCCCGGATCGTCGTGCTCGACGAGCCCACGGCCTCGCTGTCGGTGTCGCAGACGGCCGAGGTGCTGACCCACATCGAGCGCCTGCGAGAGCTCGGGCACGCCGTGATCCTCATCAGCCACAACATGACCGACGTGCGCGCCGTCGCGGACCGGATCGAGGTGCTGCGCCACGGGCGCAACAACGGGTCGTTCTCCGGGCCGGGCACGAGCTACGAGGAGATCATCGCGGCGATCACGGGTGCGGTCGCCGCGCCCCGCCGGGCAGCCCGCCTGGCCTGA